A single region of the Gemmatimonadaceae bacterium genome encodes:
- a CDS encoding MraY family glycosyltransferase: MSSSSATIILVGWLGAVFLLGTCASLLITPLVIRAAGALRLYDAPDGVRRLHASPVPRLGGIAVYLAVSSVTLGIFFLGTVVFVPGHAIAPADLRMLTGVLIGASLLFVVGVLDDVRGLPPSAKFVAQVAAALVAYYFGVRLESATLGYGVGVPVGVLSAPLVLLWIIGITNAYNFIDGLNGLAAGIAIVACATIAVVAMTLGNIAVLVPAVALGGAMLGFMHYNFPMARVFLGDSGSLSTGFLLSVLLLKAAEVPGPSVLVVVPILALFVPLLDVMLAVIRRWLRGVPLSGADARHIHHRLMALGLSKERTSIFLWGLAVAMAALGLIIALTAPYVATSIAVLGLVGLSILVIYGTNLLSYNELVVAGEVLLTAPSRVRRVISDQILALDLTARIQNARGLDEVSSLLASTAPSFGFLRMELVPEDGRSSISSEVPLAWAWKLEYPIRPPVDGASAMVYKLSIWCSAEYNVRPYGAERAAKIIAPGLEQWLLGQVSPAADQPAASGYGVEGIISPAKRRAIAWRGRRR, encoded by the coding sequence ATGTCCTCGTCCTCCGCCACAATAATTCTCGTTGGATGGCTTGGCGCCGTCTTCCTTCTCGGAACGTGCGCCAGTCTGCTCATCACCCCGCTGGTGATTCGCGCGGCCGGAGCTCTCCGGCTTTACGACGCACCTGACGGTGTGCGTCGCCTGCACGCGTCGCCGGTGCCGCGACTCGGCGGAATCGCGGTTTACCTGGCGGTGTCGAGCGTCACGCTGGGAATTTTTTTTCTCGGGACAGTCGTATTCGTTCCCGGCCATGCGATTGCACCGGCCGACCTCCGAATGCTCACCGGAGTTCTCATCGGCGCGTCTCTGCTTTTCGTCGTCGGAGTGCTCGATGATGTGCGAGGTCTTCCCCCGAGCGCGAAATTCGTCGCCCAGGTCGCCGCCGCACTGGTTGCCTATTACTTCGGCGTCCGCCTCGAGAGCGCGACACTCGGGTACGGTGTCGGAGTTCCGGTTGGCGTTCTGTCAGCTCCGCTGGTTCTCTTGTGGATCATCGGGATTACCAACGCCTATAATTTCATCGATGGTTTGAACGGCCTCGCCGCAGGCATCGCGATCGTTGCCTGCGCCACGATTGCGGTCGTCGCCATGACTCTCGGTAACATCGCTGTTCTGGTGCCCGCCGTCGCCCTCGGCGGAGCGATGCTTGGCTTCATGCACTACAATTTTCCGATGGCGCGCGTTTTTCTGGGCGACTCGGGAAGCCTGAGCACCGGGTTCCTCCTGTCGGTCCTCCTCCTGAAGGCAGCCGAAGTACCTGGTCCATCCGTGCTGGTGGTTGTCCCGATTCTCGCGTTGTTCGTGCCGCTCCTCGACGTGATGCTGGCGGTCATACGGCGCTGGCTTCGCGGTGTTCCTCTCTCGGGCGCGGATGCGCGTCACATTCACCATCGGTTGATGGCACTTGGACTGTCGAAGGAACGCACGTCGATCTTTCTCTGGGGCCTGGCTGTCGCGATGGCCGCGCTTGGATTGATCATCGCGCTCACGGCTCCCTACGTTGCGACATCGATTGCCGTTCTCGGACTGGTCGGTCTCAGCATTCTGGTGATCTACGGTACGAACCTCCTTTCATATAATGAGCTGGTGGTCGCCGGTGAGGTTCTGCTGACGGCGCCATCGCGTGTGCGACGCGTGATCAGCGATCAGATACTCGCGCTGGATCTGACAGCGCGAATCCAGAATGCGCGCGGTCTCGATGAGGTTTCGTCGCTTCTCGCGTCCACGGCTCCAAGCTTCGGGTTTCTGAGGATGGAGCTTGTCCCTGAAGACGGTCGGAGCTCGATCTCCAGCGAAGTGCCGCTCGCATGGGCGTGGAAGCTCGAATATCCAATCCGTCCGCCGGTCGATGGCGCTTCCGCAATGGTTTACAAGCTCTCCATCTGGTGCAGCGCGGAGTACAACGTGAGACCCTACGGTGCGGAGCGCGCCGCAAAGATCATCGCGCCGGGTCTGGAGCAGTGGCTCCTCGGGCAAGTTTCGCCGGCCGCCGATCAGCCTGCCGCAAGTGGCTACGGCGTAGAGGGGATCATCAGTCCAGCCAAGCGGCGTGCGATCGCGTGGCGCGGCAGAAGACGTTAG
- a CDS encoding CCA tRNA nucleotidyltransferase: MTPPERGDARPHPVTPDVHPPREVLQIARKLEKAGFETWCVGGAVRDALLGHRHLDWDLATVAKPEEIRRIFARTVPVGIEFGTVGVLDNKGVMHEVTTYRRDVQTDGRHAVVEFGATLDEDLARRDYTINAIAFSPTQRSWHDPFDGRVDLEQGVVRAVGEPSERMREDRLRALRGMRFAARFDFEIEADTWRSIVASAPDLARLSAERVKQEIEKTMEQVRLPSRAFRMWRDSGALGVLIPALAEITDLHLAALDHLRIPGMVTRPQRKVMRLTGLFAGAKPREVAATLKSLRFSNAETRWISGVLDAWHQLSDEMGQALMADVAPADRALRRWAAIAGRTRLASVLRLADALWWAECAAGVPAPSRERVSSVYRRAIRIAYRDPIDVGDLAIGGSDLERIGITGPAVGRALRGLLERVINDPNVNTHDRLLAIASGEEFAAGGPSQQQRGPGG, translated from the coding sequence ATGACACCGCCGGAGCGCGGAGACGCACGGCCCCATCCGGTCACGCCCGACGTACATCCACCGCGCGAAGTATTGCAGATCGCGCGCAAGCTTGAGAAGGCGGGTTTCGAGACATGGTGCGTAGGCGGCGCGGTGCGCGATGCGCTGCTCGGCCATCGACATCTCGACTGGGATCTCGCCACTGTGGCGAAGCCCGAGGAGATCCGGAGAATTTTCGCGCGTACCGTTCCGGTGGGAATCGAGTTTGGAACAGTCGGTGTGCTCGACAACAAGGGCGTGATGCACGAGGTGACGACTTATCGCCGGGACGTTCAGACTGACGGCAGGCACGCTGTGGTCGAATTCGGTGCGACGCTCGACGAAGACCTTGCGAGGCGGGACTACACCATCAACGCCATAGCGTTTTCGCCAACGCAGCGAAGCTGGCACGATCCATTTGACGGGCGGGTCGATCTCGAGCAGGGAGTCGTCCGGGCGGTGGGGGAGCCATCTGAAAGGATGCGCGAAGATCGGCTCAGGGCGCTGCGCGGGATGAGATTTGCCGCGCGCTTCGATTTCGAGATCGAGGCCGATACCTGGCGGTCCATCGTCGCGAGCGCGCCAGACCTTGCCCGCCTTTCGGCTGAGCGCGTCAAGCAGGAGATCGAGAAGACAATGGAGCAGGTGCGTCTGCCGAGCCGCGCCTTCCGGATGTGGCGAGACAGCGGTGCGCTCGGCGTTCTCATTCCTGCCTTGGCCGAGATAACCGATCTTCACCTCGCAGCCCTCGACCATCTGAGGATCCCGGGAATGGTGACGCGGCCTCAGAGAAAAGTGATGCGTCTCACCGGTCTTTTTGCGGGGGCGAAGCCTCGTGAGGTTGCGGCGACGTTGAAGTCACTCAGATTCTCGAATGCCGAAACGCGGTGGATCTCGGGCGTTCTGGATGCGTGGCATCAGCTTTCGGACGAGATGGGACAGGCGCTGATGGCTGATGTCGCTCCGGCTGATCGAGCGCTTCGCCGGTGGGCAGCAATTGCCGGTCGCACGCGTCTTGCCTCAGTCCTTCGTCTGGCCGACGCACTTTGGTGGGCTGAGTGCGCTGCGGGCGTGCCGGCACCATCCAGGGAACGTGTGTCCTCCGTGTATCGGCGGGCAATACGTATCGCGTACCGGGATCCAATAGATGTCGGCGATCTCGCGATTGGAGGGAGTGACCTGGAGAGAATTGGCATAACCGGGCCGGCGGTAGGGCGCGCGTTACGCGGCCTGCTCGAAAGGGTTATTAATGACCCGAATGTGAACACTCACGATCGCCTGCTGGCTATTGCCAGCGGCGAAGAATTCGCAGCGGGCGGTCCGTCGCAGCAACAACGCGGGCCCGGCGGGTAA
- a CDS encoding LEA type 2 family protein has protein sequence MRRRIFVAAIAVALGGCASIGLGSFKQPLVQFSDVKIRGLGLTGGALDIVLSVYNPNQFDLNATRLTYKLMVEDKELGSGVLDRAFRVDDRDSTFVTIPMDFTYAGLGAAGRQLLSSGAVNYRVVGDIGLETPLGRFTAPYDQSGRFSSFSGTSQQRR, from the coding sequence ATGCGAAGGAGAATTTTTGTAGCTGCGATAGCGGTGGCGCTGGGAGGTTGCGCGTCGATCGGGCTGGGAAGCTTCAAGCAGCCGCTCGTACAGTTCAGTGACGTCAAGATCCGCGGTCTCGGACTTACCGGGGGGGCGCTCGATATAGTGCTGAGCGTTTATAACCCGAACCAGTTCGACCTCAATGCGACGCGGCTGACCTACAAGCTGATGGTCGAGGACAAGGAGCTCGGAAGCGGCGTGCTCGATCGCGCATTCAGGGTGGATGATCGGGATTCGACGTTCGTCACCATCCCGATGGACTTCACTTATGCCGGTCTGGGCGCAGCCGGCCGACAGCTTTTGTCGAGCGGTGCAGTCAATTATCGCGTGGTTGGCGACATCGGTCTCGAGACGCCGCTTGGACGATTCACCGCACCGTACGACCAAAGCGGCCGATTCTCGAGCTTCAGCGGCACCAGCCAGCAGAGAAGGTAA
- a CDS encoding ZIP family metal transporter — MIRPAIAYTLIAAAANVVGAAAVTSRSQWSMSALDKLVALSAGFMISVALLDLIPEAIAVHGASAGLIVLTGYVLVHLTQHTLTPHFHFGEEVHQVTRAVSMSALIGLLLHTFVDGVAIASGFEVSASLGLLVFLAIVLHKLPEGLAISSLFLAAGASRGHALLAGAALGAATLLGGLATEYFAPLRAYGLPLAAGVSLYVGASNLVPEFQGKKGWGLPVSFFAGCGLYLLARKLMG; from the coding sequence GTGATACGCCCCGCGATCGCGTACACGCTGATCGCGGCCGCCGCAAACGTAGTGGGTGCGGCAGCTGTCACGTCCCGATCGCAGTGGAGCATGTCCGCGCTCGACAAGCTCGTCGCGCTGTCGGCGGGCTTCATGATATCAGTGGCGCTGCTCGACCTGATTCCGGAAGCGATTGCAGTGCACGGTGCGAGTGCCGGCCTGATCGTGCTCACAGGATACGTCCTCGTGCATCTCACTCAGCACACTCTCACCCCGCATTTCCATTTCGGAGAAGAAGTGCACCAGGTCACGCGTGCCGTGAGCATGTCCGCGTTGATCGGTCTGCTGCTGCACACATTCGTGGACGGTGTTGCGATTGCGAGCGGATTCGAGGTCAGCGCATCGCTGGGACTGCTGGTCTTCCTCGCGATCGTGCTGCACAAGCTGCCGGAAGGCCTCGCCATCTCGAGCCTGTTTCTCGCCGCGGGTGCATCACGCGGGCACGCTCTCCTTGCCGGAGCCGCGCTCGGCGCTGCAACGCTGCTTGGCGGTCTTGCTACCGAATACTTCGCGCCACTGCGGGCTTATGGACTTCCACTCGCTGCGGGCGTATCGCTGTATGTCGGCGCGTCGAACCTCGTGCCCGAATTTCAGGGCAAGAAAGGATGGGGACTGCCCGTGAGCTTCTTCGCCGGGTGCGGATTGTACCTGTTGGCGCGGAAACTGATGGGATGA
- a CDS encoding asparaginase has protein sequence MGCRLYGARHLIVILFTGGTIAMRNDPGGSGAVPSLTSAEILEATRGIEAVTGVETEEWGAFPGPHMTVERMWTLRNRIAEHLVRPEVTGVVVTHGTDTLEESAYLVARSLSAEKPVVFTGAMRTVSDLGWDGPANLLEAVRVAASPEMRGYGVLVVISGQIFAALDATKTNTHLLDAFESPGLGPIGVLDEGELIMHRELPPAPPIIDPATLAMPVDIIFVAAGCDERLLDASRGVARAVVIAAMGRGNVPPAVVPAIQRWIADDKPVVLTSRTQGGRVGHTYGYAGGGRRLEEMGVIFGGSRRAQQARIDLMLALGAGMRMTAIRSMFREG, from the coding sequence TTGGGTTGCCGACTGTACGGAGCCCGGCACCTGATAGTCATTCTCTTCACAGGCGGCACGATCGCAATGCGAAACGACCCGGGCGGAAGCGGGGCAGTGCCGTCACTGACATCCGCAGAAATCCTGGAAGCAACGCGCGGCATCGAAGCCGTCACTGGTGTCGAGACCGAGGAGTGGGGAGCTTTCCCGGGGCCACACATGACAGTCGAGCGCATGTGGACACTCCGCAACCGGATTGCGGAGCACCTCGTGCGACCCGAGGTCACAGGAGTTGTGGTGACTCATGGAACAGATACGCTCGAGGAATCCGCCTATCTGGTCGCCCGGTCTCTGTCGGCGGAGAAGCCGGTGGTATTTACGGGGGCGATGCGCACGGTCAGCGACCTCGGGTGGGACGGTCCGGCAAATCTTCTCGAGGCAGTGCGAGTCGCGGCCAGCCCTGAGATGCGGGGCTACGGTGTGTTGGTCGTCATCAGCGGCCAGATCTTCGCGGCGCTGGACGCGACAAAAACAAACACCCATCTGCTCGACGCATTCGAGAGTCCCGGGCTCGGCCCAATCGGCGTGCTCGATGAAGGGGAGCTCATAATGCACCGGGAGCTGCCGCCGGCCCCGCCAATAATCGATCCTGCGACACTGGCAATGCCGGTTGACATCATATTCGTCGCGGCCGGCTGCGATGAGCGACTGCTCGATGCATCGCGAGGCGTGGCGCGCGCGGTCGTGATCGCCGCGATGGGCCGCGGCAATGTCCCGCCCGCCGTGGTGCCGGCAATCCAGCGGTGGATTGCAGACGACAAGCCGGTAGTGCTCACGTCTCGAACGCAGGGAGGCCGTGTGGGTCACACGTATGGTTACGCCGGCGGAGGCCGACGACTGGAAGAGATGGGTGTGATCTTTGGCGGGTCACGTCGCGCGCAGCAGGCTCGAATTGACCTGATGCTTGCACTCGGAGCGGGGATGCGCATGACAGCGATACGCTCGATGTTCCGCGAAGGCTGA
- a CDS encoding replication-associated recombination protein A: MPKKFRSAAMGATKRRSSGEESLFTPPASAQPLAARIRPKTLDELVGQHHLLDPGKPLREAIERGAITSMVFWGPPGSGKTTIGRLIARYTEREFVPFSAVTEGVGRVREIIAAAEERLELGRQTILFVDEIHRFNKAQQDAFLPHVESGTVTLIGATTENPSFEMNGALLSRMRVFVLEPISAEDILVLMRRALSDSERGLGNLNLEVDEDAMQLVAHEADGDARRALSVLEAAALLAGDERHITADAARDAMQKRFALHDKAGETHFNMLSALHKSLRGSDPNGALYWMARMIEGGEDPMTIFRRAIAMSAEDIGLADPNALQIAVAARDAYHMLGPPEGYLPLAEMIIYLATAPKSNSGLRALNAAFDAARDTPGAPVPFHIRNAPTGLMKELGYGEGYQYAHGVPEAYIPQEYLPEALRGSVFYEPGPFGFEKDIAKRLAWWSELKSRVADEINDQGPPDGKASREG; this comes from the coding sequence ATGCCTAAGAAATTTCGCAGCGCCGCGATGGGGGCCACCAAGCGCAGATCGTCCGGTGAGGAATCCCTTTTCACTCCACCGGCATCTGCCCAGCCGCTTGCCGCGCGCATCCGGCCGAAGACGCTCGACGAGCTCGTCGGCCAGCATCACCTGCTGGACCCCGGGAAGCCGCTTCGTGAAGCCATTGAGCGCGGAGCAATTACGTCGATGGTCTTCTGGGGCCCACCCGGTTCGGGAAAGACCACGATCGGACGACTCATAGCGCGCTACACAGAGCGCGAGTTCGTGCCGTTCTCCGCCGTGACCGAAGGTGTCGGGCGTGTTCGTGAGATAATCGCCGCCGCTGAGGAACGGCTCGAGCTGGGTCGCCAGACAATACTCTTCGTCGACGAGATTCATCGCTTCAACAAGGCCCAGCAGGACGCGTTCTTACCTCACGTGGAGAGCGGCACCGTCACGCTGATCGGCGCCACCACAGAGAATCCCTCGTTCGAGATGAACGGAGCGCTGCTTTCACGCATGCGTGTGTTCGTCCTGGAGCCGATATCAGCCGAGGACATTCTCGTGCTGATGCGTCGAGCGCTGTCGGACTCCGAGCGCGGACTCGGCAATCTCAACCTCGAGGTCGATGAAGACGCGATGCAGCTCGTCGCCCATGAGGCCGACGGTGACGCGAGGCGTGCGCTCAGCGTGCTCGAAGCTGCAGCGCTGCTCGCCGGAGATGAGCGACACATTACCGCCGACGCTGCGCGCGACGCGATGCAGAAGCGTTTCGCGCTGCACGACAAGGCCGGGGAAACACACTTCAACATGCTCTCGGCGCTCCACAAGTCGCTGCGCGGCAGTGATCCCAACGGAGCACTTTACTGGATGGCGCGAATGATCGAAGGCGGTGAGGACCCCATGACGATCTTTCGCCGCGCGATCGCGATGTCCGCGGAAGACATCGGGCTCGCGGATCCGAACGCCCTTCAGATCGCTGTTGCCGCCCGCGATGCGTACCACATGCTCGGTCCCCCTGAGGGCTACCTCCCTCTGGCCGAGATGATCATCTACCTCGCAACAGCCCCAAAATCGAACTCAGGCCTCCGCGCGCTTAATGCGGCATTTGACGCTGCCCGTGACACGCCGGGAGCTCCTGTTCCATTCCACATTCGCAACGCTCCAACGGGGCTTATGAAGGAACTGGGCTATGGGGAGGGGTACCAGTATGCGCACGGTGTCCCCGAGGCATACATCCCGCAGGAGTACTTGCCGGAGGCTCTTCGGGGATCTGTCTTCTACGAGCCGGGACCATTTGGCTTCGAGAAGGACATCGCGAAACGGCTAGCCTGGTGGAGCGAGCTGAAAAGCCGGGTTGCCGACGAAATCAACGATCAAGGCCCGCCCGATGGCAAGGCGAGCAGGGAGGGATAA
- the hflX gene encoding GTPase HflX, translating into MIELQPPVERAILVGAQIKGPHGRPNGNGSAGPAALTRSQVMDEHLDELQQLADTAGAVVVGRLTQQLDRPNPATYLGKGKIEELGRVISDTSATVIIFDDELTPAQGKNIEDATGQRVIDRAELILDIFATRARSSEARMQVELAQLQYMLPRLTRMWTHLEKFRGGIGVRGPGETQLETDRRLISSRIRVLRQRLGDVQKSREVQRTSRRGEFRASLAGYTNAGKSSVLRGLSGTDSVFVEDRLFATLDALTREVRLDDANSILLTDTVGFIRKLPHHLVASFRATLEEVAEADLLLHVIDLSHPAWSEQRAVVESVLVDIGAGGKPVLNVFNKIDRIPEEDLLALQTGIRDQIPESVFVSATAAGGLEPLRRALLSARRTRLPITEIRVPVTAGKLLAEIHRDTEVLDQVHDGDELILHARMDASVAGRLRKAGAAVRNSR; encoded by the coding sequence TTGATCGAGCTTCAACCCCCGGTCGAGAGAGCAATCCTCGTCGGGGCACAGATCAAAGGGCCGCATGGGCGCCCTAACGGAAACGGATCCGCCGGGCCGGCGGCCCTTACGCGCTCGCAGGTCATGGACGAGCATCTCGACGAGCTGCAGCAGCTCGCCGACACGGCCGGCGCTGTCGTGGTCGGCCGCTTGACGCAGCAGCTCGATCGGCCGAATCCGGCGACGTATCTCGGCAAGGGAAAGATCGAGGAGCTCGGCCGCGTCATCAGCGACACGAGCGCAACAGTCATCATATTCGACGACGAGCTCACCCCGGCGCAGGGGAAGAACATCGAGGACGCGACAGGTCAGCGGGTGATCGATCGCGCAGAGCTGATCCTCGATATCTTCGCAACGCGCGCACGCTCCAGTGAGGCGCGCATGCAGGTTGAGCTGGCTCAGCTCCAGTACATGCTCCCCCGGTTGACGAGAATGTGGACGCACCTCGAGAAGTTTCGAGGCGGAATAGGCGTCAGGGGCCCGGGCGAAACACAGCTCGAGACGGACAGGCGGCTCATCAGCAGCCGGATCAGGGTTCTTCGCCAGCGCCTGGGGGATGTTCAGAAATCACGCGAAGTGCAGCGAACCTCGCGGCGCGGGGAATTTCGTGCCAGCCTCGCGGGCTACACGAATGCGGGAAAGTCGTCCGTGCTCCGCGGTCTCTCGGGAACCGATTCAGTGTTTGTCGAGGACCGGCTCTTCGCGACCCTCGATGCTCTCACGCGCGAGGTGCGGCTCGACGACGCGAACTCGATACTTCTGACCGACACCGTCGGATTCATTCGCAAGCTGCCGCACCACCTCGTGGCGTCGTTCCGCGCGACCCTGGAGGAGGTGGCTGAAGCGGATTTGCTCCTGCATGTGATCGACCTGTCTCATCCGGCGTGGAGCGAGCAGCGAGCGGTTGTGGAGAGCGTCCTCGTCGACATCGGCGCCGGCGGAAAACCCGTTCTGAACGTCTTCAACAAGATCGACAGGATTCCGGAGGAAGACCTCCTCGCGCTGCAAACGGGAATCCGCGATCAGATTCCTGAATCTGTATTTGTTTCTGCAACGGCCGCCGGCGGCCTGGAGCCTCTCCGGCGTGCTCTCCTGTCGGCGCGACGAACTCGTCTCCCCATCACCGAGATTCGCGTCCCCGTGACAGCGGGGAAGCTCCTCGCCGAAATCCATCGAGATACCGAGGTGCTGGATCAGGTCCATGACGGCGACGAGCTGATACTGCATGCGCGGATGGACGCATCGGTTGCTGGTCGCCTCAGAAAAGCAGGCGCGGCGGTCCGAAATTCCCGCTGA